One window of the Dendropsophus ebraccatus isolate aDenEbr1 chromosome 12, aDenEbr1.pat, whole genome shotgun sequence genome contains the following:
- the PAFAH1B3 gene encoding platelet-activating factor acetylhydrolase IB subunit alpha1 isoform X3, whose protein sequence is MCDGDVNPAAVPTAVNDVQGDGRWMSLHNHFVASSKDKEPEVVFIGDSNVQLLHQLEIWRELFSPLHALNFGGLGDGTQHVLWRLKNGELDHIKPKIIVLWVGTYNCGHTAEQIAGGIQAIVQCMQRRQPQAKVIVLGLLPRGQHPNPLRERNRRVNELLAVGLQSMPNATFLDVDPGFVHSDGTISHHDMIDYLHLSRLGYSRVCQTIHKTLLRLLEGRGTATQQ, encoded by the exons ATGTGTGACGGTGACGTGAATCCTGCTGCAGTCCCCACAGCTGTGAATGACGTTCAGGGGGATGGACGATGGATGTCTCTG CACAATCACTTTGTGGCGAGCAGCAAAGACAAGGAGCCGGAGGTGGTGTTTATTGGAGACTCCAATGTGCAGCTGCTGCACCAGCTAGAG ATCTGGAGGGAGCTCTTCTCCCCACTACACGCTCTGAACTTTGGGGGACTGGGTGATGGCACCCAACACGTCCTATGGAGACTCAAGAACGGAGAGCTGGATCACATTAAACCAAAG ATCATTGTGCTTTGGGTGGGCACATATAACTGTGGGCACACAGCTGAACAGATTGCTGGCGGGATCCAGGCCATTGTGCAGTGCATGCAGCGGAGGCAGCCGCAAGCTAAGGTCATAGTGCTG GGTTTGTTGCCACGAGGGCAACACCCCAACCCTCTGCGGGAGAGGAACAGGAGGGTGAATGAGCTGCTGGCAGTGGGGTTGCAGTCCATGCCCAATGCAACTTTCTTAGATGTGGACCCCGGATTTGTACATTCAGACGGCACCATCAGCCACCACGACATGATTGACTACCTGCATCTGAGCCGGCTGGGATACTCCCGTGTGTGCCAGACTATACACAAAACACTACTCCGCCTGCTGGAGGGCAGAGGAACAGCCACTCAGCAGTAG
- the PAFAH1B3 gene encoding platelet-activating factor acetylhydrolase IB subunit alpha1 isoform X2 — protein sequence MERYDTMCDGDVNPAAVPTAVNDVQGDGRWMSLHNHFVASSKDKEPEVVFIGDSNVQLLHQLEIWRELFSPLHALNFGGLGDGTQHVLWRLKNGELDHIKPKIIVLWVGTYNCGHTAEQIAGGIQAIVQCMQRRQPQAKVIVLGLLPRGQHPNPLRERNRRVNELLAVGLQSMPNATFLDVDPGFVHSDGTISHHDMIDYLHLSRLGYSRVCQTIHKTLLRLLEGRGTATQQ from the exons ATGGAGCGTTAT GACACTATGTGTGACGGTGACGTGAATCCTGCTGCAGTCCCCACAGCTGTGAATGACGTTCAGGGGGATGGACGATGGATGTCTCTG CACAATCACTTTGTGGCGAGCAGCAAAGACAAGGAGCCGGAGGTGGTGTTTATTGGAGACTCCAATGTGCAGCTGCTGCACCAGCTAGAG ATCTGGAGGGAGCTCTTCTCCCCACTACACGCTCTGAACTTTGGGGGACTGGGTGATGGCACCCAACACGTCCTATGGAGACTCAAGAACGGAGAGCTGGATCACATTAAACCAAAG ATCATTGTGCTTTGGGTGGGCACATATAACTGTGGGCACACAGCTGAACAGATTGCTGGCGGGATCCAGGCCATTGTGCAGTGCATGCAGCGGAGGCAGCCGCAAGCTAAGGTCATAGTGCTG GGTTTGTTGCCACGAGGGCAACACCCCAACCCTCTGCGGGAGAGGAACAGGAGGGTGAATGAGCTGCTGGCAGTGGGGTTGCAGTCCATGCCCAATGCAACTTTCTTAGATGTGGACCCCGGATTTGTACATTCAGACGGCACCATCAGCCACCACGACATGATTGACTACCTGCATCTGAGCCGGCTGGGATACTCCCGTGTGTGCCAGACTATACACAAAACACTACTCCGCCTGCTGGAGGGCAGAGGAACAGCCACTCAGCAGTAG
- the PAFAH1B3 gene encoding platelet-activating factor acetylhydrolase IB subunit alpha1 isoform X1: protein MALTSADTMCDGDVNPAAVPTAVNDVQGDGRWMSLHNHFVASSKDKEPEVVFIGDSNVQLLHQLEIWRELFSPLHALNFGGLGDGTQHVLWRLKNGELDHIKPKIIVLWVGTYNCGHTAEQIAGGIQAIVQCMQRRQPQAKVIVLGLLPRGQHPNPLRERNRRVNELLAVGLQSMPNATFLDVDPGFVHSDGTISHHDMIDYLHLSRLGYSRVCQTIHKTLLRLLEGRGTATQQ from the exons ATGGCGCTCACTTCAGCT GACACTATGTGTGACGGTGACGTGAATCCTGCTGCAGTCCCCACAGCTGTGAATGACGTTCAGGGGGATGGACGATGGATGTCTCTG CACAATCACTTTGTGGCGAGCAGCAAAGACAAGGAGCCGGAGGTGGTGTTTATTGGAGACTCCAATGTGCAGCTGCTGCACCAGCTAGAG ATCTGGAGGGAGCTCTTCTCCCCACTACACGCTCTGAACTTTGGGGGACTGGGTGATGGCACCCAACACGTCCTATGGAGACTCAAGAACGGAGAGCTGGATCACATTAAACCAAAG ATCATTGTGCTTTGGGTGGGCACATATAACTGTGGGCACACAGCTGAACAGATTGCTGGCGGGATCCAGGCCATTGTGCAGTGCATGCAGCGGAGGCAGCCGCAAGCTAAGGTCATAGTGCTG GGTTTGTTGCCACGAGGGCAACACCCCAACCCTCTGCGGGAGAGGAACAGGAGGGTGAATGAGCTGCTGGCAGTGGGGTTGCAGTCCATGCCCAATGCAACTTTCTTAGATGTGGACCCCGGATTTGTACATTCAGACGGCACCATCAGCCACCACGACATGATTGACTACCTGCATCTGAGCCGGCTGGGATACTCCCGTGTGTGCCAGACTATACACAAAACACTACTCCGCCTGCTGGAGGGCAGAGGAACAGCCACTCAGCAGTAG